Within Limanda limanda chromosome 17, fLimLim1.1, whole genome shotgun sequence, the genomic segment CAGCATCTGGTTCCAGAAGGAAGCTCCCTCCTCCAGAGAGAACAGAACGCCACCTATTGACCAATGAAACAAAAATCATAATGGAAACTAGTAAGGGGGCACTCAGAGGACACAAACCACCACAGAGGCTAATGCTGAATCAATGTTTCCCATCAATTATCAAGACTTTGGCACCCGGCCATATCCTcatttgtcctgccacagtttcataataaaccaaatattgtttttgcacACGTCTTGTGATAACATGAGAATTCTTGTCATCCGTTAAGTTGTTACTGTGCACGCAGACAGTCTGACCACATAGTTTCGGCTGTGGTTGTGCACGGACCCACAAGTGGCACGAAATGCCGATTTCTCACACAAGAACTTCTCTTTCACTCGGCAGATTCTGTACTAGAAGTCTTTTCTTTTCACCAacaacagttttttcttttctaattgAAAACCGCCCACATAATTCACACAGATTCCTAATAAAGCATGTGTTAATACTATGCTCCTGAGTCAGCTGCATTTTTACCGACTGGTGCCCCGAAGGCAGCTGAAACTCCGGCGGCAGCTCCGGCAGAAACAAAGTCCcttttttctgtgtctctccGGAAGTATTCAAagatctgcaaacacacaaaccaacaattCATATTTCAAATTACTCAGTAATCATCTGTAATATTTTAAATGGGGGGAAATGTTGTTTGTCAGCTGAtgacacagaaaagaaaaatatcccagcacacacactgaccttgaAGTCTCTCTTTAGAGATGTACTCCTGCCCTGGGAGACGCCTGCAGCTACAACAGCACCAGAATGAATCATGGGCCCTTCCTGAGGAATTGTGGGTAAACAAATAAGAcacatattaaaattaattctCAGGAGgcattaaaatatcaaaaacgTCACAATTGACCCAAATGACACAGATGTAATGTCAAATTTTCACCTTTCCGACAGCGAGGCCGCCAACCACAGAACAAATAACTCCGCAGACTTTCACCACCAGTGTCTGtcaaggacaaacacacaaaacataagGATATGAAGGTCTATccaataaaacaaattacaaGTATTGTTTCAAGTCCATTTATTACAAGgtctcttgtgtgtttgtgtgcgtaccTTGAGTCGTACCACCCTGGGAATCTTGATGCCGTTCAGGTAACATTTTATCTGGGGTATACCACTTCCTGCCGCTATGGGCTGgatcacacagaggaaaacgtgagaggaggaaggggtaGTCAGAGTGAAAGAGGTTAGTTATATCATAGGTGGGTATTTTTGACCTCGACATAGCAAGCTGGCTTTGCAAATGTCTgggaattataaaaaaaaaaaacacaattgaGCAACTTCAGACTGGAGGGAGGAACAACAATGTTATAATGTCCCTGATCACAAGCTCACAAACTGTGGCTTATTAGACGATTAGGCAGGAATAAAGAATTATCACACATTACACATTGTTAATTTTCACTTCCTCAGTTTAGACTGAGACATGTACATTTTAATACAAATACTTTCTCACACTCGAAAACTActcaatgaaacaaaaagaggaagaaaaaaagcacaTGAAAATAGGAACCGTGTCTACGAAGTAACGATAATaaccaaaatgtcaaattatttccctttttcagTCTTACCTCAAAAAACGCAACCATGATGGCCCCCAGCATGACGATGGCAGAGTTGAGGAAGGCCCAGAGCAGGAGGGAGATGGACAGGCCGCCTGCCTCTGTGAACTTCTCGATGTCTGTGTGGTTAGAGGTCAAGGAACGACTCTGGGTCACAGCAGGTGAATGAGAGTACAGACCACGACGATGGATTCTAACTGTTattaaaacatgttgttttaacAAGATATATTATGACTTAGCGAGCCCAGTAGAGCTCAGTCGTATGTTGCTAATAGTCAAGTGTGTCATGAACACATTTTGAGGATACTTGTTTTGACCACTTGGTATTTGATCCCGGCCAGCTGCTCCACTGCAATGTCTATGAAACAGGCGATGAGGCCGGTGAGGAAGCCGATGAGGCCGCAGACCACCCAGCGACTGATCTCCAGACACCGGAAATTCTGAGGACGCAAGAGCATGAAGAGATGGAGCAAAACTGGAGCAGATAAAAGAACGAGCACTGCAGAATTGAGGTAATGCATCATAATTTCAGGCGGTTTTGATTCACCCAACTCACCATGTAactcatccttctctcctcctccagaaacaGCTGGTTTTCAATGTTATCATAGTCCAGACTCTggaataacaaaaacacagaaaatgacCATGATGTTTacacatgtttttaaatgattcacGATAAACCTGGATCCTGAAAATGTGGCAAATCTGACGTAATGCAAAGCAGATTATATCAACTGCTGCCAGTTTCCAGAATTTTTAATGAGATTAATGTCCTGTGTGTTGATTTGGTTTGGGTTTCATGGCCTGAATAGTATTTTACCATGAATGGTATCTATATGTACATGTATTCATCTAATCATCAGCTCTCTGTTTACCTCATATTTAAGAGACAGTAGCTTCTCGGTGTGAGGGATCTCTTTGGGCCGCCCTCTTAGAGACTCCTGCaggatacaaaataaaaaacaaaaaggtcacGACACAAACACTGAATTCTGACCTGGTGAGAGACGACAAGGAGGCGGGAACTAAGTTACTGGATTTTTGAACAGTGGTGAAAAGCAGCAATTCACGAATCAGGAAGATGTTTTGACACTTAAAAGTCATCTCAGTagacaaagaaatgaaaagtttgACAGAATTAAACTTTACATACTGTTAACACGGACAAGAAAGCATGCGCAAGAGGGGGAACACTTAATACAGGAATATTAAATCTATGTGTTGGAAAGAATGAGTTCTTGTTAGAGCAGATTGTTGTACTCGTGCAAAACTGAtcaacacatgcaaacaggCCGGCTACAGTCAATTACCAACATGCAGTAGTATCACTGTCGCACAACCAGCAGTAACTGGAGCAACTGAGGTAACCGACGTGCACACAGCAAACAACAATCAGACAGATCACATGCATGTCGTGACATACCTCATCTGTCACGGAGCcatttctctccatcctctgaaCTATGTAACTAGGTATTAGTCATGCGGCCCTGTACTGGGTTGCAACTGATAGGAGCCTGAAGCCGCGACTTTCAGTTCTTTGTTCGATCAAAGAGAACGCGTCTGACACACTGACTTATAGGAGTTTACGGGAGTAATgcaaacatatttaaaagtcTTCGGCTTCatattttcacaattttaaATAATGTGCCTTCTTCGTCACGCTTAACTTCATCTGTTTCCATCACAGGCAAAGAACCACAGTGGAAACGGACAGACAGATGAGTCAACTGTTGCTGTGTTCGTTTGGACCATTATCAGGCAGCTTTCCCACAGTTATAAGGAAGCTAGTGATCTTAAATTAAATACGTTAACCTATATTAGGAATGCTATGGTCCTACCCCTCAACTCTATGGGAAGTTGTACCTTCTAAATCAGGCCCTGAGGCTGCATGAGTACACACAAtcagccagacacacacataaacagatgTGTGAGGCCAAATAATATTTTATCAACTATAAATGTACACCCACGGGTCGCTAGTTGTTTAATATGTCATTTTAAGATGGCAGATGGGTTTTCAAAGTGGTTGGTAGACAGGTGAGGTTTCAATTGTTACAGGTGGATGAACTAACTACATTTCTACAGGTTGAAAGCGAAGTGGCTGCTAAGGGTCTCGATGGGTCGTGGATCTATGGGAACGACAGACACAGATGGACGACAAGAGAGCGGTGACGGTTTCGAACACGGACTTTACCTCGTCGGACGTTATCTCCTCCTCCAAATCCACTGTGCTGAGTCTGCCTATCTGAAATACACTGCCCCCTTCCGACGGCTGGACACCAGAgacagcaacacaaataaacatatgGATGTATGGATGCAACACTCTTATGATCACTTGTGTACTAGAATGCCCGGAGGAAGGGCAACTGTGGCtcagagcgggtcgtccacaaCACAGAAAGTCGGTGGTTCGATCTCTCGGGCAAGATACTGCACCCCGAGTTTCCCCTGATGGCTGCCgacagtgtgtgaatggtgtgtgatTGAATTAACTCAGCATAAAGTAGagctgcatgaatgtgtgtgaatgtgtgagttctGCTTGAACTGTAAATCCCTTTGAATGGTTAATATACAGTCCATGTActctttttaatacatttaaatgttatgtcGTGGGTGAGATATTTGTGAAAGGTGCTAAGGGAAAAGATATGAATTAAAAGCATACATATtttcagaaacaacacaaaaaaacaactgtgcTTGCTATAAATGACGTTGTTTTTTCAAATTCTTCTTGTGAAAGCCGGACAACGCAGTGTATTGTCTTGAATTAACTTTAAGATAAAGTTAGTTTGGGTCCCGATGCTTTTGGGGAGTAACTGACTAATCACGGCTGCACTTACAGGAAGAAAAGGAAGTTGCATTTTCCAGTAGTTTTCTATTTATTGCCCAACAGCTTGGTTCAGGCTGCAGTCGGCTGTCTAACAATATGCTGTCAGTGATTGACACCAGGGCTGCATGCTACACAAAAAGCCAATCATCGCAATGCAATTTTAAATCAAAAGCAATATAAGAAAAGTTCAAATTCTATCAATATAACTCTTGTGCAATGTGCAGGTCACAGTCACATAATGGATGTACTTCACAGCTGTAAAATGTTTATCACATGTTTGTCATTCCCTGCACATAAATAAGAGTTTAAAACCCCAAATTCTTTAAATTTTAAAGAGATAATAGCAACGTGACATTAATCGTGATAAATATCAGCTGATAtgaaagttttatcttgatataatttttgCCCAGCTATACTTGATGTAtcattttaaaggttcagtttgtaagatttaggtgaaaaagGGATCTATTGTCCAAAATGATATATCaaataatccttgtgatgttttactagtgtgtttcatctaaaattgtacaaattgttgttttctttaccctagaatgggccctttatgttttaaatacttatatttacatttggagaggatcctctctacggaggcggccatgtttttttgtttacagtagcccagactggacaaactaaacagctGCAATGTGCAACTCCACCACTAGGTGTccctacattctacacactgaacctttaactcaTCAGAACTCTAACTAGAACAGgattagaaacacatttctttacTATGAGACTTCTCCTGTCTGAATCAAGTCCCTGTGACAAGCTGGGAGAGGAACCAGCTTCCTGTGACCTCATCATTTACAGATATAACAGAATCAGAACAGTTGCATCAGGTCAGTAATTGaactcacaactcacacactctcatttCAGACACTTTCCGGCCTCACGCAAAGCAAAACGTTGCGTCTGCTTCGCGGCTGCACACGTGAAAatacacaagaaacacacactgatgaccTAACGATGGGGGGGAGGCAGCatctggaggagggggggaaacacCTGTTAGCCGTTAGCCGCTTTGCTAGCTGTACCtgtctggagctggagctctGCGGCTCGGAGCCGTTGAGCAGCGGGGTTCTCTCCCCGGTGGCCCCGGACTCGTCGGCCCGGCTGGACCACGACACTTTCTTGGTGATGTTGGCCATGATGGCGGcccgcccccccacccaagGAGTTCACTTCATTAATGTCccgctgcttctgcttctgttGTTATCCTCCTCCAGCTGATCAGTCACTCCTGCAACTCGTGACGCTTTGTACGGCGAGCGAGGAGCGGACAAAATTAAGTGTGAGGCGAAGCCCGTTGGATTGTGGGACttgtagtttttgttttgtggtgCTGTTGAAACCGAAAGATATATGTGGCAGCTTGCAGAGGTGGAAGACGTGTGCAGGTCATCTGCTTgtgtaaaagtaataataataaacatataaacTGCTGCTAGcccttcatttaaatttaaattgttgtaCTATGTACAATGTACTAtgtactatgttatatgttatatgttatatgttatatgttatatgttatatgttatatgttatatgttatacattactaggttatatgttatatgttactatgttatatgttatatgttatttcCCTCTTGTACTaggtagatgttgcctgcctgGTCATgagaatttcactgctctgatgacgctaagttatttggtgcatgtgacaataaagtttgatttgatttgagttgttttgattaataataataactataataatcatacaataataataaactacgGTGGCCAACACGTGCGCTGCAAAAAGTCCCAACACGTGCAAATATAGAAACTGCAAAGTTGCCAAAGGTGTAGGGAGTATAATATGCAATTGTAATAGGActtttgaaaatatgcaacGAAAGACGAAAAAATGACATTAAAGTTTAttcatatacagtttatatataataaaatacatacagATGCCGCATCTGTCGTCTGTCATACAACAAACAGCTTTGCCCCTGCTACAGTGAATCTGAGCGAGACacgtttcctcctccctccacttgGGTCAAACGCAGCGCCTGGATATTCAGGGATTCCTTCAACCCTTTCAGCCCCAACAGCAGCTCATCGTGCTGGGCTTGGACAGCAGCCAGCCGGCCCTCATGGCTCTGAAGCTCCAGGGTAAGGCTGGGCAAATCCTGACCAAGATCAGGCTTCTTTTCCTGGGTCAGTCGGCGAGTCTCCCTCAGGTGCCTCTCCAACAAAACCATACGAGCCTCTATCTGATTGCTCTTCTCCTCAAGCTTGGTGCTCCACCTCCTGGGATGATAAGCATCAGGAgaatatttgagttaaattaatGCATTACTTGTCAATAACAATTCCCCCAATAataccaaatatattttttatcatatattacATTTTGACTTGGGCAAAATCGTTTTTTCAACAGGGCCCACAGTGTATTCTCCAACTAACCTGAGACCCAGTATCTCCTGTGCTGTGCTCTGCTCCAGCTGCATGAGGTCCTGTGACAATTGGTTGTATTGGAAAGTTAGGCCCTGAACATTATCCACCCTTTGAGCATAGTTCCTCTTCTGGTTCACGGCCAACGTGTCCAAACGGGTATTTGTCAATGCCTGGAACTGTTGAAACTATTACACAGAAAACAGGTTTTCAGAAGGGTCTCAACAGCTGTTTATTAATTGCTTGACTAATTAAAATCTCCAGattgaaaaaaaacttgttgGACCAAACAACAATTTTTCCTGCAGCCCACGATACTTTCAAAATGATATCGACAGTACAGAATCACGGAGGAGTTTAATGTACGACTATGTGACagatatatgataaaaaacactaTTACCAATTAGTCATTGTCAAAGATAATTCACATACTTTTCTGAGAGTAAATGAGTCAATGAAAAGACATATTTATTCAGATTCTATCAAACCTGTCCGTTGAGCCATTGCAGCCTCTGGGCCACATCGAATTGCTGCACCCTCAcagactgaagctgcagcaggagaaccaGGACCAGGGTCCAGCGGCTGGGGTCGAGGCTGCTCATGGTAGAGTGGAGCTGGGATAAATGCTGCTCAGTGCTCAGGGCTAAGGACAAatgggagagagaaataaatgtttacattaTGAACACCCACGGATTGGAAGCAGATTTTTCCATTACATCATTGGGGAGCGGGGGAGGAAACGCTAATCTATCTCTgtttatccctctctctctctctctctcttctgcacGCATGAATAAAAAGagtaaacagtttaaaacatcCACCAGCTTATTGTCGATCAAACTGTAGAACACTGAAAGCTAAACTCTTTCTAGGGAAGTAAGACTGAAAGTGACCGTTGTGGGTCTGTTATGTTAGTCCTCTACCGCAAAACCACATTGTACTGATAAAGTTTTGACATATTAAATGACCTCCCCAGTCTGATAAATAACTTCCTTCGATTCAATAAATGTGGGCTTTTATTTTTGTGATGTTGTAATGTAGCAGTAAATCTCATGATGATTGCAGCCTGTactttcctcttccctcccctGGCTGACCAGGCAGGGGATATGGGAGTCTTCTCGTtcttccacttcttcttcttcttcttcttcttcttctgctttccCCCTGAATGGCCCAATCCAGGAATGCATGCTGTCCATCCCTCTTCTGCTTTCTCTCCATGACTGGGTTGCAACACTGGACTTTATAAAGTGATTTGATGTGTTTTACATGAATGAATTACACCAAGAATTTCACTTGCCCTCTCAAAACAAATCCTCCTTGGCAGAGTACATCAATTATTGAGATTACATTAAGAACACAATCAAACAGATACAGGAGCAAAGGcgaaatattttgttttaaatcaatttgAGGCAAAAGCTACTAAAACTCTACCCAGCTATACTGGGCAGATTAAATGCGTTAATAcgttttcattcattaaaaaagacgagaaaagaaaaatgtaaaaacctcATGAAATCAAATTCAAAGTCTACTGTTTCCagtttcctgtttcattttCACTATGAGCACTTGACTGGTCAGGTTTCCCTCGGTGTCTGTGTCAGCCTGGAAAACCCTGAGCTGCACTTTGTCCACAGAAGGTTCATCACTTTGCTTTGCACTTTTCTTCCGAGCTTGCTTCCCGTGGACAGGACATACTTGGAGATCCTTTCATCTGGTTATCCACCTGGATgcacttttgtttattttagaaatatttttattgagagaaacaaaagaaaagatcaGACTTGTTTGATAAAGGCTGCTGTCACCATGTCAGCAGACACGACAGAAGAGACTCCTCTGCTGAAGAGAAGACTCACAGCGTCTGAATCCAAGGTGGGACAACTTTCTGTAGTTTGTGTTAAAAGTCTCAGCTTGTTGATtcagtgtttgattgtttgtggttttgtgttaGAAGCACAACACAGGGTCGGTCTCACAGAGTTAAAGGCTGGTCTGTTGTGTTAGGGCAGTTTTAGTGTCACAAAGATTACAACTTTTAATCAAGATTCATTTTCTGTATCAGGCAAAGCATTTGCACTAAATAATGACAGTTCTAAAGTTCTTCACCCATGTGGGaggttctcttcttcttcaagtAAATTGCATTAGTATAAGCTCTCATTATATAGTTAAGTTTTTCTCCTATTCCCAATACTCATGCAGATTTCTTTAAATGTCTAATTCATCCATATCCCTTCATCCCAGATCCATAACTCCAAGCTGTTCCTGGCAGTTTTCTCTGCAGTCCTGGGGAACTTCAGCTTCGGCTACTCGATGGTCTTCTCGTCCCCGGTCCTGCCGGAGCTCACGAGTCCTGATGCCGACCCTGGACTCCGGATGGGCACGGAGCAGGCCGCCTGGTTCGGCTCCATCTACACACTGGGCGCAGCGGCCGGCGGGCTGGGGGCCATGCTGCTCAACGACATGATAGGACGGAAGCTGAGCATCATGATGTCTGCAGTGCCATCGACTATTGGGTGAGTCTCAGGAAAGGTCATGATCCTGCAAGTCCTGTACTTCAGTGGACAGATTCGGGTTTCTTTATCATTTTACTGCATTGCATTTCAGAGGGAAACCACAGTTGGTTTTTACTGTATTGTGTAGTTGTGCCTACTCTAAACctacaaattactttttaatgACTAAACAGCCTAGTCACATTAAGGCTATTCTGGGAATAACCCGTCACACTTACACATCCTGGGTTTTATTACAATCACATCTAACAGTGATAGTCTCTAAAGTAAATGATGTATCATCACATCACAGACAGGGTTAGGGATTGGGGTTAAAACCAGCCTGTTATATCAGAGTGAAGTGTGGGATGAGTCGCAGGTTCGTATGTGCAGTCAAAAATGTATGTTatgtcattattttcatttatttactgGAGAAGGCCAGCTTGCCTGCTGTTGCTGTATAATTCCTGAGGATGGCAGCAGAGAGCATTCGGTTAACCCCTTTAACGTATAGGAACCTGTTCTAGTTTTGATATAAAACCGTAGATATTGATGTTATAGTAATTGATGCTGTAGAAAGTCCTTCATTTTGTTTCcttgtacatttattttattaatatcacTATATGATCACAGTGTATAAGACAATGTTGAGTTTTTTATAACTGAGATGATGCTCTAAACTGGGGACAAACAGATGTTGAATTACTGGtataaatcaatatttaaaaggtctattatattatatttaatgacatgttattattattggttGTATAATAACAAGTGTGTGTTCTATAAACTTTATAATTTATTGAGATATTTGTTGAGTTTCCGTTCTTGTTCATGAAAGGTAAAGTGCagatcacattttatttccctgtAGATAAGGCTGCATGTGTATCTGAGTTTGAACTcacatctctgtgtttgtctcagatACCTTCTGATGGGGGGGGCAGTGAATACATGGATGCTCCATGTGGGTCGTTTCTTGACTGGAGTCGCAGGTGGGATGACTGCAGCCTCCATTCCTGTaaggtcatttaaaaaaaaaaagacgtttaTAACTTTAGAATTTGTCCCACGTGTGCTGAGGTTATTGTGCATGTGCCTCTTCTGTGTGTCCGCCACAGGTTTACATCTC encodes:
- the LOC133022648 gene encoding uncharacterized protein LOC133022648, translated to MSSLDPSRWTLVLVLLLQLQSVRVQQFDVAQRLQWLNGQFQQFQALTNTRLDTLAVNQKRNYAQRVDNVQGLTFQYNQLSQDLMQLEQSTAQEILGLRRWSTKLEEKSNQIEARMVLLERHLRETRRLTQEKKPDLGQDLPSLTLELQSHEGRLAAVQAQHDELLLGLKGLKESLNIQALRLTQVEGGGNVSRSDSL